Below is a window of Amblyomma americanum isolate KBUSLIRL-KWMA unplaced genomic scaffold, ASM5285725v1 scaffold_186, whole genome shotgun sequence DNA.
ggTTTGTACTCCATTAAGAGTGTggcttcgttctccatgctccatgaagagtagcactacattctaggcgctatattaccacgcaatcactgtgcaaattcaccgcaaggaaggttaggtaatgtttccaatgacagtgcatgacaaagttgacaaggcttgaccacactttcgagctgtggcattaaatcaacgcagtattcctttatacgtgcaggtaccaaaaagcccacataaagacacggaatgtggtcgaaaggacattcggtgtctggaagcgcctcttcccttgtctggatatggggctccagcacaagccgaaacaagctgcagtgatcatcacagcgtgtgcagccctgcagaactttgcatgcttgatgaaggagccacagcctcctattgaaagcgctcccatccaggacgctccaccggctcgcaccagcacgacagcagcgatggatggatggatggatggatacggctgaaccctttacatcgggcggtggctcaagccacctagccatgtcttgtgaaattttactcctgtcttgcttttagccaccaatcagataaccttcgcttggttacttctaacctcttaaaatccactttcccctcactatccctaaaccccaatgccttgggtaagtcagccccgctgccttccactgtagggtgaagccctttacagaaaagtatcaagtgttcagccgtttcctcctcctctccgcacgcaatgcacaaagtgtctatctcctgatacctgactctatacgtcttagtccgcaaaactccagtcctggcctcaaacagcaaagaacagagcacctgccacctgttgatgctgtcagcgacagcttgtcgggaatgcaggcacgacgggtgctcatccagaagagcttcacataggtaagaaatgcacagtcctcaacactgtcccatgcattttgaataaagcatgtttataatgcgcacttgctcatgctacccgtatcccaacttttgtgcaggaactaaagaaatgttagagcaatgggaacgactagcagcagttcaagcggcgggacgaagaggtcgacgaagtgcagctggggatcctgagtgactcctgagagtgtgctcatcatgacgctctctgatctacgaccgcagaccttcactgcgaatacacccctttacactagaattttttctctgcttcggaagcttttaagttgcgagcttgttgcattaacaaactgctactcttccacttctaggttctgcatttcttgctatagtgttctatttcaaatgctatttttcaagaacgctgtattgatcttgcaggaggcgaataccagaaaagctcttgttgaccctgctgctgagggtcttaatggcgctcagttcatttgtttaagagctgctgccttggcggctttgcttacacgcatgtgaaaaattaccagatttggtaaagtacaacagttaggccttaggtggagcagtcgcagggcttgtgcacctttccacagagcaaacatttgtgtggctgctttggtagcggcatggaattcaggttcctcacagcaagtagttctgctacttcgtctttcctactttcacccggcttgcacttcaagcttgggctcttgcatgtcttccatgtgttgagtatatatttgtttttatgtcacagttgtaatgacaaagaagtgcccatgtggcagcgggactgctctcggcaagcgcgtgcttcgggttggtgctgctggaaccgttgactgtctttgaacgctgttctgcgctttgtactttctgcccggaaaacccattgcacaatcattaatttcaaatatcccttttacaacaaaacgagacgttcccaattgcctacaatgatgaaattccagatcactgcgaagttttgttttctggcttgccaacagaggtgtgttatgaatcagttattaaatttctcacttttttttggctgtattgaggtaaaaaaaaacatgagtgtattcttttcatttggtttgctttAAAGATTGTGTAGAACGGTCGAaccttcagctgtcacactggagccttcttttcaaggaacgatgctcgagtggtttgttgtgcattgtcgctctgtctcgtctctgttcaaagtgggagttggttgttgtcatagtatggtgcaaaaggtcaattctttaggtctgaaatgggcttcctgacatgatccacatgcctcgtccagctcaatctcttacaacaaagttgcataacgggcagtaactggcacagagaaagaagcgaaagaagcagcatatgtgcggagaggattccaggcattgttgtgtcatggtgaaacataCCAACCTAGAGTGTGTGACCTGttagcatttttaatttccaagtgtaaaggtcatggtcgtacatagaactcctgtaactgttgctaaggctacacaatctgtctgcgagcagttgcactcaatattcattgtcctcgagccaaatgcacctggtgtttgttaggtgccttgctttgcatggctgaatacaaaccttagatcataaagtgagtcgtcatgagccaacaccaacagttagtcgagatcattgtgtgcgggcactactgatgtttgggaacgccttgctgccgcagtcatggtggaccactgaaagataatttatgaccccagtagtgtttgcaactttttgttttgtgggttcaatgaatggtttgtgatatgactaggtagctacttctagctcgcaagtgttgtagtgaaatcttttacatgcaaacacttggactagcggttcttttgatttgtacatgcagttactggttggctgtcacagcttaaatctggctttgcatttgagccggccttcttggaactgtgctgattccactcatcgagaactggcatgttttgaaattgttacatggttcggcggggttcgaaatagcagaacgtgggtgccatcagcaagtgtttttttgatgcatgcttctttatagtctttttttgtcatgcctagtgcggcttgtcacaggaatgtggtggccatatttttgaagcaatagattacttcagcaaagcgggaggctgtggcattgtattgactcaagctatgggcccaccttgtagacagcataggaggaatcgcattctttaagggtttcggttcttgagtaggaggcactagctgcgagggtttaggttagatgagacagcaaagataatggaaggagtagagagcggtgttggcctttgagcatttatgtggtgttgacttgcgtgagccaatattgttgactttttatacatggaaactttaacaatgtggcctgcaattttctctactggttggttttgcaagcaatgccaggggaggtttttccttcctagagcagccatatttgtagcatacagcaatgcgtatttctatgaataaattgctgtttgcatccaaagatccatatagccatagcagcttaagtaccacgcaaccatcctacctgcctcctgctatgcgatagcttgtcagacttgcatgcaaggtggtgacggggctgtatgtctgttcccaccgagtcatgtgcttaaaacggtacatgtgcaaatgaagtgtagttatgtggatttgccacataatatttgtgcaagcattcacacagcattccagtttcattcagtcataggcaccgtttattctggtgcctctcgcagcctacgaagctgttcaagtttgatttgtttttcaatttctaagatttccaattccaatttttttttctggatatcaaggagttttttctcctgccgctcttgcagaatactgttgtggtcctcgcgcatcagctgcagacgcagtccatgctcttcgcgcagtaaggccgctctatagtcgttctcatctgccagagacctttctaaaagggccatccgccctcttggagccctgccagcgtcaccggtggccactgcttcagcagtagtgggactagcggcagctccagaagcaactgtagcactggtgcagcctgctgcagctgtgctggaagcatcagcaggttgcacagcaggaaaaaagagattgctctcctgctcaattgcttctggagttgccccactcttaccaacagcagccgctggtgactgcggctcatccacgagcggaggttcccagtcgtcttctgtaataaagaaaaagtaaaaattagttggacaaatCTAAGCTTACAGCATATTAGCTGTCTGCCTCAACAGCACAGATTGTTGGGTCAATTGGTGAAGAGAcattataacgaaagctttataatgttcttatataaggcaccacttgcccttctcggcgccaaatagctgccgttgtttctgggggccccagtttagtcattctgttttgttctgccatattcctcacctttcactctgaattatgcctgatgacctcactttatttttttctgctgatacagtagtgatagtcacgcaggccccgagttttacacacgtggttatcctctaactctgcacctgcagcttttttgctcattcaatgggtttcttttcaattttagtatatttgctagtttgtactcatgcgtgtcctctggcccagggagccagttatacgcccttcctttcttcaaaatcatcagcgtctagaactttgtcaatgccaatgaacgccgacagctttcactttgtatatcctggagtagctgagctaatccactttcatttttttgcaaaggtttccttgtaatgcctgcctgcttgcttcgccgcatatatgcggcacaaatgccaaggtgaggcatacaagaaaggtgacaaatactgcagccaaagcctgagggctacagaaaacatgcgcttcgagtgaaacctctgcattgcaaaactaacaatttccttgaaactagcagccaaattcgaaaaggctttgagcattacacataggcaagctgcaccattgttcacaacaagaatgttgttaccttatccctggagcaccatcatgtacaagtacacagaaatatgaaaatttatgtgaaggagtgcatgcataatgaaactgcattaaagttggcattcgtttgaagtgaggcaggaatggcaaacaagactcaaaaacatcatcaggagagaatgtcataatgaatgcagttcaggttgcagcactgaatgcttgctccctcggtgtccgacggttaaccaactcctcgccttccgctacaggaacacagcataccactcacatgaatataagccgtcaagtcaaaatgccttcagagtgctgtccaacaacatgcagcttggagcaggtcatcctttcgcactgtcaacgaatgcagcctttatctgcacaaacattcagccaaccacatgtagagcagctttccacagtgttgtattaaatgatatttttataatttgttgtagatgaactgcacagtcctcatagcaggttcaaggcaataaaaaaacattgaaacagcgtcaattgacagtacacgctgtcgttgtcatcaaaggaatataaatagagggagtgctgtttttctacaacatgcaaagtgctttctttacctgcataatggaattcttcattgcctgctccatccaccactggctgcaacaatcttataacaggcaaacttgccactggtggcaggtcgatgcctccatcagagtcagtctggttgcctaccctggtcattatgtggctggcaacagcaatgacttgctcactttgagcgctcacagtgcattgagctgaccctcctcctgaaaagaaaaaagacaccgcacacagtgaagctactcttaatttatagacaatgcgccattaaaatattttgttcatgaagtgccacacaaaagcaaccaaaggcacaccaatgcatgccactgtgtgttgttttcgctacgtttttgtgccacccgtcccagcagtgccaggaatgagtaaaggtaggtagctgtatgtacagccttccggattttcaatagtaccaagcaactgtcaatagcgcggagtttcctcatgaacataaaggtcgccagtgtagacaccgtctggtctacggtgcacccaatttggcttcgcggcgcgatagtatgcgaatggtaccaactccgagcaaaatcgtccgttgtcagttcgctgctggccaggcgcgagccctccgtcccactgcactgcccgctcatcatagtcttctatgcagcagaaatcgcatgccttcgtactgacttgaatgtagcaaatattctctgtagtttttaaaaattacggaggctgtacaggatactgcttgggcattatttacacgattaacgcaggctgcattcatctgcgtttgtaaataaagcagagtacactgcaccgaaacgttattacgtgcccatttacgcgttatcacactgttcctgaaaaactatgcattccagtaTACGTTGCTTACGCCGACCgaagtagaataatcatgcccttatccatggcatacaaagcatgcaggaacaaacatttgtaaacggcctgcaagccgcgctcacctgtcttgtggcgatctctctttttcctcgcgtcctcttccttcgacttttgtttaggttggcccagcatttcttgagctgattggggtcacgtcgggtcaccccgtgattgctgttaaacagcccggcaatttccttccaagcggcgttttttttttttgccagtgacgacacatcggtttttttgcactctaatatatgccgacgtgcgttaacaaaacacaataacaattccttttcctcgaacgtgaactgaggcgctggtctccgctggaagcaggaaaagcatgggaaaaactggctatggctcaactaggattggctcaatgtggagcacgttgccagccaaaaacgtcaatcaagtggaagcagcgggtagcactgaaatgtagtttttatttttagcaattttatgcaggtcactcacacctagtgcctgtttatgactgctgaacgagatgcgttattttataggagcaaaatgggcattattataatagattgttcaatactctcatccccagacgagcaatgcgccctcgctttcaagcacgcgcttaacttgacgaagcaagtcaggttgagcatctatgaaacacgaaacccaacttggccgttctgaagccgccttggtgcttcgactcgacttgccgaagttgagtcaaagcgcgagccaagttacatttctgcattcgggggttaatttttctttttctgattaggtcacgtggtttttccaaacctctggggaggacaacgcctgattttcctccttatgagctgctatgcgggaggcgagggcaaggtgtatggggggcgatggcggttacatggaactggctaagggaaaatcttccttcattggcaccgccgaagatgcaagggatctaaatctagctcagaacgatctcccatggctccggaccctggttttaaagacctagaaacccggcccacctcttgcatcgtccaatcaacagcaaactaacccatcattggtttacgaacttcatggcacgccctcctatttcggcaaggttcaaaccctctctctgaaatacacagcacatctaaattgctataagaaaatgtaattccgggaatgaaccctcgaaatgcttgggccaacaggtttacgtgctacgccccattcttccacagtattactcaaactctctcccttaaaaagtaaaaagagaaacatatgaaaatacatcaaaacattcccatgcggctcccagctttacgccaattaccgatattcaaccgatcgctaccgctgcgagtagtagactactcgtcttcgggacgactgttgacaggcatccccgcaaaatctggaaagaggcgccagcctgtcgttgctacctctgaacacgcttcagcgtttcgttaaccaggcccgcttctcgggacccgttggtatgccccatcctctgacttcgacgccgtcgcggcttagacgcggcgtctgcttgccgcgtccgcgctgaccatgcgctatgctacgctatcactgcggtggtttccttagacgggcgaaagggggcgggcggtttcgggaaaacgtcttggctccttttctctggctcggtctttgccttcgccggtctacgcccgcttgcctcgccatgcacgcttcctgctgacggggattaacagggaaatcgccgcatctcggcgccgggctgtcgacaaaccctcggatggtacgaacctcggctttttaagccctcgtgttgaagacatccgggtcagtggctgcaaaccatggatgtaagaagcgggaagtgtccccagggagcgattaacattcttccctgtctgttggatgtgccacgactcaagtagaagcctcctgtgcggattagcttcggtttccagtacattagtgccgtcaacgtccattcggtggtcgcatgcctcgcagtgttcggccgcagcgctgcggtcacggttcatttgtcggacgtccgctttgtgttgcctcattatttcggcgaagttcttcgtttccccctatgtacgattccgggaagaccgagcaggacatttggtatacaacctcttgggccctttcttttgggtgacggccgtttggggggggggggggggggagaaggcgtccgatggtggtagtcgtaaagccactcaatatactgtgcgttgttagcacccttctttaccgagaatgcgtgccagcgtctcgctcacgcctttcacgtatggaatgcaaaacgtttccacttctggcgtgtgtttcttccatgcacatgcacatgtgttcgccccggctaaactattcttattttctgagaattgaaaattgtccacccaccccttccaccaatgcagacacctttgctgcgccttcgaagctgatttcccggactttgggacgttaaacctcgtaaaaccaaacgagtgaatccccccacaataacgaccaaaataaagctatggtctgatacatatttccttgttctgttgtgcgaaaaactttttttgactgccgatattttgttcactgaagagggctaggtcgggctggttggtgaatgttgacgcaaacgactggacagcatcaacggtacggaagagaatacagacaccatcgcatgtgtatgtgttcttcttttctgtcccgtctgttagcgcatttcagtcgttaccagcaacatgtattttttctttgcctatattcataataattcgaaactattcagttcgcaggcaaaaatgcgatactcgcaggttctcgctctgaaagaacaaaagtcactggcttttttcctcctctcttagtctgtccaacagccatttctcatgcgccaatacacgccgcgaaggcgggccaagaccatgtcgattgagtactgaggagaacagaacggcgtcagaggcatgtagtagtagtggtggttttattgaaataatgacgaaaaggaaagaaaatatttttgctagccccggcatatgccatcgatactgaagcacctgagctggggcagcggatagcaggatagcaggcagaatggggaaatgaaatgaaagaggtagaaaaaactgtgttatactctggtgcttctttgtgcggacggaaagaatATCGAGGCatgaagaaaagaggttgagtGGCGCTGAACGGataacttaaaccgcgaagagaagttctgggaacctggaagagctgcaagccatgaagaaaagtcccccgagagcgcgctgtactccgactgccgttaaccggaccctgcttccaacacgtgctcgagcgcccgtgagctggcgccgatgtatttggacggcgtctccagcagtgggcatacgtagaccggttctgtcgtatgttaagagcgccgactatgggcgcgtgcacccaaaaacggcccttggagcacacttgcagaatatcgagcgtcctctacagtttgccagccaaaaaccctcgtttacagacggcaatctcacattcttgtacgaaaaatgagtttggagaggtccctttatctgtatgagagagtagacgttgaaaggatgtgaggagcgggtcgagataggtactcgtcaagagaattcggtcattctagctcttagaggtggcgcggcggtagtacggtactgcggacgagggggtgatggcgccgatgccatagcgagAGTCTTTacggaagcaaagcggcttctttaaaaatcacaccaaaggtgtcacaacgtagagtctaaagcagcagtaaatgattcttggtcattaatacgatcctatgcttgagtttggctgctttacaggctagaaataaatctttatcggtattcgcatggaatcgctagttcgcaagtgccgcgcgcgcaaaaaccgcgtcgttgaaacttgcgaacttagcatggtgaagtgcgatgaacactttgaagcgtaattattttgcgcgttcactttctttttctttcggcacttatccgaaagcgtaaataaactactttaatgacccagacagtctaacgctatgtttcgtgcctacacgagtgcggcttttacccgcgtaaatgcggtatgtgtatttattgtgtgctggccttataaggataccattgaaaaaaaaaatcagcagttgttgacaatggccattccgcagcgtagtattacagcagtgatcaaaatcaactttttaatgttggactgcatcaaacagccagaaacatcaaaatccttgagcctacaatttcgacgttgatttgctgcttgtttaggtaaacagaaaagttttacaagtggtctacattttctcgcggaggaattctgttcggtggccctgaatgtgcgcatagctttactgcagactaatttccgactatatatagtccatctgcagcgtacgtttgtcgcatatatgcggtaaaagaagaggcaacgtagctgttgtttgaagcggcagccagggggtcattcgagctttatagtacagtcgaagttagcgctgaaaatgtgtttttgactggcgggggaaaacgctgtgatcgagtgagcagacgacggttgccaagaagcgttcacaattatacaaccactttacgcattatatccgagaaatatatgtacattgtgaagttcttgccattcatgtcgctctttagcagtcacgtcgtggccagaaagccgtgtttaatctagaccagaatgaactgaagctcgatgaaaaatgtgtttgctgctaacgcccaccttaaaatattaccatatacaccgtactatagctaagtgttcaagcactgcactgctttcatgcagctgtaataggctatgttggcGGCATGAACAAAATtccgaacaggaatgcgttgacgacatggtgtcgtggtggtgttgacgacatggtgttaatcagcaacgagtatgttgctgattagaatacgggtcattaggctgaaactcgttaccaacctgcagaatgaacttaatcactgctttttgaacacattacatgttggcagaaacaacatgatTGCTATTcggactgttcgcaaattgtagaataacagaatatgctcatttttgacgcgtatcttaggctccaaaccactgcgagtgcacgcgccgcgcagagtgatcaccggctcgccgcttcaggaagagcccgctttgcgcccccaccgtcgctgaaacgatcgaaaacatcattgtaacctttcgacaacttcttttttacagctggtggcgaccgtcggggcttcatgttcccgcaggataggaggcagcccccctcaccttttcgaaacagaatacagtggaggacgactgactcatctctcctcattctaaccccgttagtcagcagagcaggaagtgaaaacgcggtttgctaacgtgggttgttggaagaaaccttcctttaagccagcaattctgcaagttgtccattcacttctgagaaaatgaatgctgcacgtcaagagtaccctgtcaatagttctttgtgtttggttggcctagggtgcagtgacgccaggcaaagatcatgtgaaccagctgtctttgaaaaggagttggttggttggtgtttcggggaaggaaatggcgcagtatctgtctcgcatatcggcggacacctgaaccgcgccctaagggaaggggtaaaggaggaagtgaaataagaaaggaagaaagaggtgtcgtagtggagggctccggaataatgtgcccatcgagttggggcttaaggaaaacatttccaacgcgctgcctttttcagtgagtgagcaaatgagagccacggccactcggtgatgcggttccatcgagtggccgcattggtaccaaccgttgcctccacaagctggtagaacagcgggctaacggggtcgcatttttcattgcagcactgaggcgaccgcagcggtggccaagtggttgagcatccgcctcgtatgcgggaggtgcggggttcgatccccagtgccgccgggtacccaccggtaatacaatgggtacaagctttcccctggtctggtgctcggcttatttagggtgaaatgcttggaaaatgggtctctgaccccaccttgagaaaaagaaaaaataccttgtgacatggcgctctttggccatagctgccttGCGCCACgaaaatctataatcatcatcagcagcactgaggcttcaattttggatttcgacgtggcctctttgtatgtctgaaatttacttgacttgaaataaaataatcgaaaatgttttacggccgcgagtgagtttcgaacccgaggcggcgagaacgcatacgttttgctggttactgcgttaagcgtggcccgcatggagcgtttttccgggcgattcgccggcgtcggcggcagcggagcgcttttttgccgccgtcgactgccacaccgccgcagccgaacattctgcgtcataaaataccagtctcttgcgctgtattttggatatcgtcgtcttcatcagctgcatctatgcgcaacggaaccgaacactgaaacagcactgaaaaccgaagtgctagcactcctagttgcaactggcgtaacgacgctaactcgtccgaaattgattttggtggcactgtctacctgtgccatgcgctgtgcttttaacaaggctggtggaattccttagtttgacggaaggcagtaaagaatcttctgcagaaattctgatgtcttttttgggagatttttgtctgcgtgtggagaaaccctttgccaggactgacacattagcggttgtaagttttttttttgacagcctggaggcaagagtgcgtccatgacctttccgggccgttttcgcagaggcgccgactatgtcgtgcagctcgtgcttcgcaccatagggaacagaaacatagcgcatccaaaaagcaaccatggactgcgctccacgattcgaggaaaagtaaaaggagaaaaaacaagaaaggcagacaaaggcacagcaggagacccctccccactgtccttttcttcctccctcttaccaccctgctaccggctgcccgtgtagctcatgaaaaagaatttctccg
It encodes the following:
- the LOC144112478 gene encoding uncharacterized protein LOC144112478, which produces MLGQPKQKSKEEDARKKRDRHKTGGGSAQCTVSAQSEQVIAVASHIMTRVGNQTDSDGGIDLPPVASLPVIRLLQPVVDGAGNEEFHYAEDDWEPPLVDEPQSPAAAVGKSGATPEAIEQESNLFFPAVQPADASSTAAAGCTSATVASGAAASPTTAEAVATGDAGRAPRGRMALLERSLADENDYRAALLREEHGLRLQLMREDHNSHTL